In a genomic window of Myxococcales bacterium:
- a CDS encoding glutathione S-transferase family protein — protein MTAAAGRALIAPMADLILRQPPRRAWGTPNMSPFCGKLETYLRATSTPYQVAPANLPGALCGKIPYVELDGEVLTDSQLIIDELERRAAAPLDAGLTDGERALARVARRTLEEGTYFLSVRMRWVEPDGWPVVAAEMKAVLPAPLRLALPIIRRKVRKMTVAQGTGRRSRDEAAAMIADDWAAIATLLGERPFLLGDTLRTVDCTIYAFLEGILGFPVDSGHRRAVAAHANLVAYRQRVRDRWWSDLGPIP, from the coding sequence TTGACCGCGGCCGCCGGCCGGGCGCTGATCGCCCCGATGGCCGATCTGATCTTGCGACAGCCGCCGCGGCGAGCCTGGGGCACGCCCAACATGAGCCCGTTCTGCGGCAAGCTCGAGACCTACCTGCGCGCCACCAGCACGCCCTACCAGGTGGCGCCGGCCAACCTGCCGGGCGCGCTGTGCGGCAAGATCCCGTACGTCGAGCTCGACGGCGAGGTCCTGACCGACTCCCAGCTCATCATCGACGAGCTCGAGCGGCGCGCGGCCGCCCCGCTCGACGCCGGCCTGACCGACGGCGAGCGCGCGCTGGCGCGGGTCGCGCGGCGGACCCTCGAGGAGGGCACCTACTTCCTGAGCGTGCGCATGCGCTGGGTCGAGCCCGACGGCTGGCCGGTGGTCGCGGCCGAGATGAAGGCGGTGCTGCCGGCCCCGCTCCGGCTGGCGCTGCCGATCATCCGCCGCAAGGTCCGCAAGATGACCGTCGCCCAGGGCACCGGCCGCCGGTCCCGCGACGAGGCCGCGGCGATGATCGCCGACGACTGGGCGGCGATCGCGACGTTGCTCGGCGAGCGCCCGTTCTTGCTCGGCGACACGCTCCGCACGGTCGACTGCACGATCTACGCGTTCCTCGAGGGCATCCTCGGCTTCCCGGTCGACAGCGGCCACCGCCGCGCGGTCGCGGCCCACGCCAACCTGGTCGCGTATCGCCAGCGCGTGCGCGATCGGTGGTGGAGCGACCTCGGCCCGATCCCGTGA
- a CDS encoding cobalamin-dependent protein (Presence of a B(12) (cobalamin)-binding domain implies dependence on cobalamin itself, in one of its several forms, or in some unusual lineages, dependence on a cobalamin-like analog.), protein MRVVVSQYEGIDATPVLPLAAGVLVATIRADPELAAATTLAVEVVRQPIAAAVAALADPDVLGLSLYPWNATYALAVAAAARAAHPAALIVVGGPSVPRRPAQARAFLDAHPAVDVLVLAEGEVTFRELVRARLHGRDLAHLPGVVVRAAGGAHLVTAPPARVLDLAATGSPFLDGTFDELWARHRERFAMVLLETNRGCPFSCTFCDWSLTKKVVEFPLARVEAELAWVAAHGLTHLMLADANFGIRPRDTQIARMIADLRRRTGRPASFYFYLTKNDHARNLETIDILHGADIGTWVGLAVQDFDDGVLAAVERDNIQTGEARALREICGARGIPTFNELILGLPGQTYASFTHTLAEATPPWSRHDFVLFLCRLIDNAELGSPASRAQHGLETRICRWTTSTGVDAIVDEVQEVVVATKDLPLAEWRRAYACAFLTAALYNLRLARVVLYAAADGLGGGRRELLAALAEELTIAAPGSVYAELGAVVERYAAALLAGEPFVLPSPDAEPGAAPVPVDDAIAIAALARYDGFLAETEAVVRRVRGLAPSTTDVVAEAVELQRLITPRFGDAAPRTRAFAHAWPAYLAAATAGAAPAPAPTVVTFTPPSYVGVASFAAFVTTHLGVLRTRLAVGELITDAPTATPAVAPVARPPRLVVLPASG, encoded by the coding sequence ATGCGGGTCGTGGTGAGCCAGTACGAGGGCATCGACGCGACGCCGGTGCTGCCGCTGGCGGCGGGCGTGCTGGTGGCCACGATCCGCGCCGACCCCGAGCTCGCGGCCGCGACCACGCTCGCGGTCGAGGTCGTGCGCCAGCCGATCGCGGCGGCGGTGGCGGCCCTGGCCGACCCCGACGTGCTGGGCCTGTCGCTGTACCCGTGGAACGCGACCTACGCGCTGGCGGTGGCCGCGGCCGCGCGCGCCGCGCACCCGGCGGCGCTGATCGTCGTCGGCGGACCGTCGGTGCCGCGGCGGCCGGCCCAGGCCCGGGCGTTCCTCGACGCGCACCCGGCGGTCGACGTGCTGGTGCTGGCCGAGGGCGAGGTCACGTTCCGCGAGCTGGTGCGCGCGCGCCTGCACGGCCGCGACCTCGCGCACCTGCCGGGCGTGGTCGTGCGGGCCGCCGGCGGCGCGCACCTGGTCACGGCGCCGCCCGCGCGCGTGCTCGACCTGGCGGCGACCGGCTCGCCGTTCCTCGACGGCACCTTCGACGAGCTGTGGGCCCGGCACCGCGAGCGGTTCGCGATGGTGCTGCTCGAGACCAACCGCGGCTGCCCGTTCTCGTGCACGTTCTGCGACTGGTCGCTGACCAAGAAGGTGGTCGAGTTTCCGCTGGCGCGGGTCGAGGCCGAGCTGGCGTGGGTCGCGGCCCACGGCCTCACCCACCTGATGCTGGCCGACGCCAACTTCGGCATCCGGCCGCGCGACACCCAGATCGCGCGGATGATCGCCGACCTGCGCCGCCGCACCGGCCGCCCGGCCAGCTTCTACTTCTACCTGACCAAGAACGATCACGCCCGCAACCTCGAGACCATCGACATCCTCCACGGCGCCGACATCGGCACCTGGGTCGGGCTCGCGGTCCAGGACTTCGACGACGGGGTCCTCGCCGCGGTCGAGCGCGACAACATCCAGACCGGCGAGGCCCGCGCGCTGCGCGAGATCTGCGGCGCCCGCGGCATCCCGACGTTCAACGAGCTGATCCTCGGCCTGCCGGGCCAGACCTACGCGTCGTTCACGCACACCCTGGCCGAGGCCACGCCGCCGTGGTCGCGCCACGACTTCGTCTTGTTCCTGTGCCGGCTGATCGACAACGCCGAGCTGGGCTCGCCGGCGTCGCGGGCGCAGCACGGGCTCGAGACCCGGATCTGCCGCTGGACCACCTCGACCGGCGTCGACGCGATCGTCGACGAGGTCCAGGAGGTCGTGGTCGCGACCAAGGATCTGCCGCTGGCCGAGTGGCGCCGCGCCTACGCGTGCGCGTTCCTGACCGCGGCGCTCTACAACCTGCGGCTGGCGCGGGTGGTCCTGTACGCGGCGGCCGACGGGCTCGGCGGTGGTCGCCGCGAGCTGCTGGCGGCGCTGGCCGAGGAGCTCACGATCGCGGCGCCGGGGTCGGTCTACGCCGAGCTCGGGGCCGTCGTCGAGCGCTACGCGGCGGCGCTGCTGGCCGGCGAGCCGTTCGTGCTGCCGTCGCCCGACGCCGAGCCCGGCGCGGCGCCGGTGCCGGTCGACGACGCGATCGCGATCGCGGCGCTGGCGCGCTACGACGGGTTCCTGGCCGAGACCGAGGCGGTCGTGCGGCGCGTGCGCGGCCTGGCGCCGTCGACGACCGACGTCGTGGCCGAGGCGGTCGAGCTGCAGCGGCTGATCACCCCGCGCTTCGGCGACGCCGCGCCGCGCACGCGCGCGTTCGCGCACGCGTGGCCGGCGTACCTGGCGGCGGCGACCGCGGGCGCGGCCCCGGCGCCGGCGCCGACGGTCGTGACGTTCACGCCGCCGAGCTACGTCGGCGTCGCCAGCTTCGCGGCGTTCGTCACGACCCACCTCGGCGTGCTCCGCACGCGGCTCGCGGTCGGCGAGCTGATCACCGACGCGCCGACGGCCACGCCCGCGGTCGCGCCGGTCGCGCGGCCGCCGCGGCTGGTGGTGCTGCCGGCCAGCGGCTGA
- a CDS encoding phytanoyl-CoA dioxygenase family protein: MQTSPAWPDADGDPRAAFAVTGAAALGRVLDDDQLAIARAAFDELLPIGTTGPYATIVHDGWRRAPALAALVPAIAQTAARAIGVAELVLFHEHLLWKPPGGDDMAWHQDYSYLPLDRPDGCTLWIALDDCDPANGCLYYLLGTHTAGEYRAAWGIWEDDDPRAALPPLVVPDDQPGLPAPTAAGHAIAHHTLLLHRSPRNTAPRPRRAWALSLVTPDARWAPRHAHHPRSAVVPRAPGDPLEADLLRATVR; this comes from the coding sequence GTGCAGACCTCGCCCGCGTGGCCCGACGCCGACGGCGACCCGCGCGCCGCGTTCGCCGTCACCGGCGCCGCCGCGCTCGGGCGGGTGCTCGATGACGATCAGCTCGCGATCGCGCGCGCGGCCTTCGACGAGCTGTTGCCGATCGGCACGACCGGCCCGTACGCGACGATCGTCCACGACGGCTGGCGGCGCGCGCCGGCGCTGGCGGCGCTGGTGCCGGCGATCGCCCAGACGGCGGCCCGGGCGATCGGCGTGGCCGAGCTGGTGCTGTTCCACGAGCACCTCTTGTGGAAGCCGCCCGGCGGCGACGACATGGCCTGGCACCAGGACTACTCGTACCTGCCGCTCGATCGCCCCGACGGCTGCACGCTGTGGATCGCGCTCGACGACTGCGACCCCGCCAACGGCTGCCTGTACTACCTGCTCGGCACCCACACCGCCGGCGAGTACCGTGCGGCGTGGGGCATCTGGGAGGACGACGATCCGCGCGCGGCCTTGCCGCCGCTGGTGGTGCCCGACGACCAACCTGGCCTGCCGGCGCCGACCGCCGCCGGCCACGCGATCGCCCACCACACCCTGCTGCTGCACCGGTCACCGCGCAACACCGCGCCCCGACCGCGCCGGGCCTGGGCCCTGTCGCTGGTCACCCCCGACGCGCGCTGGGCCCCCCGCCACGCCCACCACCCACGCAGCGCCGTCGTGCCACGCGCCCCCGGCGACCCGCTCGAGGCCGACCTCCTCCGCGCCACCGTTCGCTGA
- a CDS encoding B12-binding domain-containing radical SAM protein, with amino-acid sequence MRVVFVEVDTERSWSVASIGPGFLAAYLRQHGHEVAFVRATVVMSDDEVVAAVRAAGPELLALSLTTRQWLRGAHLVGCLRADPDLAAVPVVAGGLHPTFAPEQVLATPGFDFACLGEGEEALLELVTALAAGKPTWRIANLWKRDRPRPGLRPPFEPLDALPFAARDVLDEPLGTVHMCTQRGCPFPCTYCAARMYNQLYDEAGAGEYGRRRSHDNVLAELHALRAAGRLGYVIFLDDTFTINHGWVREFCRRYGEELGAPFSLHARVETVNEKMLHMLAAAGCKMITYGVESGSERVRREIMDRQVTNQRFRDVFQWTRDAGIMLTCNFMLGLPGETRADLQQTLDLAEELDVLDFGYFVFYPYPGTALFKVCKDKGYLPDDYLTRPANHRASILTLPDLTNDDIAEYFDRFTALRRRMYQARTGEAPPDEQTAALDHVDQLAAAG; translated from the coding sequence ATGCGGGTGGTCTTCGTCGAGGTCGACACCGAGCGGTCGTGGTCGGTCGCGTCGATCGGCCCCGGCTTCCTCGCGGCGTACCTGCGCCAGCACGGCCACGAGGTCGCCTTCGTCCGGGCGACGGTGGTCATGTCCGACGACGAGGTGGTCGCGGCGGTGCGCGCCGCCGGCCCCGAGCTCCTGGCGCTGTCGCTGACCACCCGGCAGTGGCTGCGCGGGGCCCACCTGGTCGGCTGCCTGCGCGCCGATCCGGACCTGGCGGCGGTGCCGGTCGTCGCGGGCGGCCTGCACCCGACCTTCGCCCCCGAGCAGGTGCTGGCCACGCCCGGCTTCGACTTCGCGTGCCTCGGCGAGGGCGAGGAGGCGCTGCTCGAGCTGGTCACCGCGCTGGCCGCCGGCAAGCCGACCTGGCGCATCGCCAACCTGTGGAAGCGCGACCGCCCGCGGCCGGGCCTGCGGCCGCCGTTCGAGCCGCTCGACGCGCTGCCGTTCGCGGCGCGCGACGTGCTCGACGAGCCGCTCGGCACGGTGCACATGTGCACGCAGCGCGGCTGCCCGTTCCCGTGCACCTACTGCGCGGCGCGCATGTACAACCAGCTCTACGACGAGGCCGGCGCCGGCGAGTACGGCCGCCGCCGCAGCCACGACAACGTCCTGGCCGAGCTGCACGCGCTGCGCGCCGCCGGCCGGCTCGGCTACGTGATCTTCCTCGACGACACCTTCACGATCAACCACGGCTGGGTGCGCGAGTTCTGCCGCCGCTACGGCGAGGAGCTGGGCGCGCCGTTCTCGCTGCACGCGCGGGTCGAGACCGTCAACGAGAAGATGCTGCACATGCTGGCCGCGGCCGGCTGCAAGATGATCACCTACGGCGTCGAGAGCGGCAGCGAGCGCGTGCGCCGCGAGATCATGGATCGCCAGGTCACCAACCAGCGCTTCCGCGACGTGTTCCAGTGGACCCGCGACGCCGGCATCATGCTGACCTGCAACTTCATGCTGGGCCTGCCGGGCGAGACCCGGGCCGATCTGCAGCAGACGCTCGACCTGGCCGAGGAGCTCGACGTCCTCGACTTCGGCTACTTCGTGTTCTACCCGTACCCCGGCACCGCGCTGTTCAAGGTGTGCAAGGACAAGGGCTACCTGCCCGACGACTACCTGACCCGGCCGGCCAACCACCGGGCGTCGATCCTGACCCTGCCCGACCTGACCAACGACGACATCGCCGAGTACTTCGATCGCTTCACCGCGCTGCGCCGGCGCATGTACCAGGCGCGCACCGGCGAGGCCCCGCCCGACGAGCAGACCGCGGCGCTGGACCACGTCGATCAGCTCGCCGCCGCGGGCTAG
- a CDS encoding methyltransferase domain-containing protein: MLTTHLERLGLVCPSCRAYGRPAPRLELGTIVQVDTGPAGDDLIEGVLVCPACMREHPILDGIVVAVANIGSWTEHQLDAVMRRHDLSPFMESMLGDAAGRGGSFDRERHDLSTYGTSHWGDLDRAQPLGREGSLAALLETAAGLLPTPPTGLWLDTGCAVARGTLELAAAGAELVVGVDLNMSMLRRAEQARRTGHITWPRRRVGQVFDTATAATDELPRERVAFVCADVGTLPFADATFAGALSLNVLDCVPSPVVHLIELGRVLVDAGAALLSTPYDWTTTAAAMEHWIGGHSQRGDHQGSSEAELRRLLSPELRTGIDTGLTIADELEAVPWHLTLNARSVMHYQLHLLRLARTART; encoded by the coding sequence GTGCTGACGACGCACCTCGAGCGGCTGGGCCTGGTGTGCCCGAGCTGCCGCGCCTACGGCCGCCCGGCGCCGCGGCTCGAGCTCGGGACGATCGTGCAGGTCGACACCGGCCCGGCCGGTGATGACCTGATCGAGGGCGTGCTGGTGTGCCCGGCGTGCATGCGCGAGCACCCGATCCTCGATGGCATCGTCGTCGCCGTCGCTAACATCGGCAGCTGGACCGAGCACCAGCTCGACGCGGTCATGCGCCGCCACGACCTGTCGCCGTTCATGGAGAGCATGCTCGGCGACGCCGCCGGCCGCGGCGGCAGCTTCGATCGCGAGCGCCACGATCTGTCGACCTACGGCACCTCGCACTGGGGCGATCTCGACCGCGCGCAGCCGCTGGGCCGCGAGGGCTCGCTGGCCGCGCTGCTCGAGACCGCCGCCGGGCTCTTGCCGACGCCGCCGACCGGCCTGTGGCTCGACACCGGCTGCGCGGTGGCGCGCGGCACGCTCGAGCTCGCCGCCGCCGGCGCCGAGCTGGTGGTCGGGGTCGATCTCAACATGTCGATGCTGCGCCGGGCCGAGCAGGCGCGGCGGACCGGGCACATCACCTGGCCGCGGCGCCGGGTCGGGCAGGTGTTCGACACCGCGACCGCCGCGACCGACGAGCTGCCCCGGGAGCGGGTCGCGTTCGTGTGCGCCGACGTCGGCACGCTGCCGTTCGCCGACGCCACCTTCGCCGGGGCGCTGTCGCTCAACGTCCTCGACTGCGTGCCGTCGCCGGTCGTGCACCTGATCGAGCTGGGGCGGGTCCTCGTCGACGCCGGCGCCGCGCTCTTGTCGACGCCGTACGACTGGACCACGACCGCCGCCGCGATGGAGCACTGGATCGGCGGGCACTCGCAGCGCGGCGATCACCAGGGCTCGAGCGAGGCCGAGCTGCGGCGCCTGCTGTCGCCGGAGCTGCGGACCGGCATCGACACCGGCCTGACCATCGCCGACGAGCTCGAGGCGGTGCCGTGGCACCTGACGCTCAACGCCCGCTCGGTGATGCACTACCAGCTGCACCTGCTACGGCTGGCGCGGACCGCGCGGACGTAG
- a CDS encoding PAAR domain-containing protein: MPPAARKTDNVLHDSPHCHAPIHPPAPVPTPVPHPPIPHAIISATQPTIKIVNLEAATVTSITKVCTLPSCVPNGPGMVAKGSTSVIMSGLPAARVGDMVSWTGCVAPIPSPTGKIIPPGAPTVIIGG; the protein is encoded by the coding sequence ATGCCACCTGCCGCCCGCAAGACCGACAACGTCCTCCACGACAGCCCGCACTGTCACGCGCCGATCCATCCGCCGGCGCCGGTGCCGACGCCGGTGCCGCATCCGCCGATCCCGCACGCGATCATCTCGGCGACCCAGCCGACGATCAAGATCGTCAACCTCGAGGCGGCGACGGTCACGAGCATCACCAAGGTGTGCACGCTGCCGTCGTGCGTGCCCAACGGCCCGGGCATGGTGGCCAAGGGCAGCACGAGCGTGATCATGAGCGGGCTGCCGGCGGCCCGCGTGGGCGACATGGTGTCCTGGACCGGGTGCGTCGCGCCGATCCCGAGCCCGACCGGCAAGATCATCCCGCCGGGCGCGCCGACCGTCATCATCGGCGGCTAG
- a CDS encoding NRDE family protein yields MCTIAILNGVLADAPVAIAANRDELYDRPARAPVELGPGVIGGQDLVLGGSWLAFTADGRFAAVTNQREPLAARAPRSRGAWVLEVLAAGDRAAMAAYVDALDPRAYASGNLVFGDASGVEVAYLRRDGGHARHALPRGITVLANDRLDAPGQPKQARLRALLAGATDWAGLRALAPTALADHAIPSALPPLAPGLPVPIEAWAALQAVCVHSPRYGTRSATIAALAPGRVVGVAWADGPPCTAAFADASAGLRATVGP; encoded by the coding sequence GTGTGCACGATCGCGATCCTCAACGGCGTGCTCGCCGACGCGCCCGTGGCGATCGCCGCCAACCGCGATGAGCTCTACGATCGTCCGGCCCGCGCCCCGGTCGAGCTCGGCCCCGGCGTCATCGGCGGCCAGGATCTGGTGCTCGGCGGCTCGTGGCTGGCGTTCACCGCCGACGGTCGGTTCGCCGCGGTCACGAACCAGCGCGAGCCGCTGGCCGCGCGGGCCCCGCGCTCGCGCGGCGCCTGGGTGCTCGAGGTGCTCGCCGCCGGCGACCGCGCGGCCATGGCGGCGTACGTCGACGCGCTCGATCCGCGCGCCTACGCCAGCGGCAACCTGGTGTTCGGCGACGCCAGCGGCGTCGAGGTCGCGTACCTGCGCCGCGACGGTGGCCACGCGCGGCACGCCCTGCCCCGCGGGATCACGGTGCTCGCCAACGATCGCCTCGACGCCCCGGGGCAGCCGAAACAAGCTCGGCTGCGGGCGCTCCTGGCCGGCGCCACCGACTGGGCCGGACTGCGGGCGCTGGCGCCAACGGCGCTGGCCGATCACGCGATCCCGTCGGCGCTCCCGCCGCTCGCGCCGGGGCTGCCGGTGCCGATCGAGGCCTGGGCCGCGCTGCAGGCGGTGTGCGTCCACAGCCCACGCTACGGCACGCGCAGCGCCACGATCGCCGCGCTGGCGCCGGGCCGGGTCGTCGGCGTGGCCTGGGCCGACGGCCCGCCGTGCACGGCCGCGTTCGCCGACGCGTCGGCGGGCCTTCGCGCTACCGTGGGGCCATGA
- a CDS encoding NUDIX hydrolase → MTDDELRWREIERAHANDYRIFSSQRIRARHPTTGAERQFVGLHAADWVNVIARTADDEVVLIRQYRHGTGAIHVEIPGGMVDPGEDPLTAAQRELREETGFEATRWRRLGVVSPNPAIMDNHLHMYVADDARLVAAPEFDEGELVVTFTTPLADAFAMIRSGEIDHALVVAAFAHLVLEAPAP, encoded by the coding sequence ATGACCGACGACGAGCTGCGCTGGCGTGAGATCGAGCGCGCGCACGCCAACGACTACCGGATCTTCTCGAGCCAGCGGATCCGCGCCCGCCACCCGACCACCGGGGCCGAGCGCCAGTTCGTCGGCCTGCACGCCGCCGACTGGGTCAACGTCATCGCGCGCACCGCCGACGACGAGGTCGTGCTGATCCGCCAGTACCGCCACGGCACCGGGGCGATCCACGTCGAGATCCCGGGCGGCATGGTCGATCCGGGCGAGGATCCGCTGACCGCAGCCCAGCGCGAGCTGCGGGAGGAGACCGGCTTCGAGGCGACGCGCTGGCGCCGGCTCGGGGTGGTGTCGCCCAACCCGGCGATCATGGACAACCACCTCCACATGTACGTGGCCGACGACGCGCGCCTGGTCGCCGCCCCCGAGTTCGACGAGGGCGAGCTGGTCGTGACCTTCACGACACCGCTCGCCGACGCCTTCGCGATGATCCGATCCGGCGAGATCGACCACGCGCTGGTGGTCGCGGCGTTCGCGCACCTGGTACTCGAGGCCCCCGCCCCTTGA
- a CDS encoding HAMP domain-containing protein encodes MRLRNRFMLWFGLAALVPIAVAAMVTREVVARSYRDEYQRTRGAAERAARGEVERLETQLIDTAAALARREDPLIGGLFQDLVKDGGELKVDARRRLREQSGPGMAGRGIDVLTIVDADDKVLAAPHNRGIVGDRAPEARALAASGKVVFRQEKIMGASALTAVLVAETARVARDGAHTVVVVVGRAVDARLTASVRRAGQIDTRIVDGGGRELVAPAEPGWDQRGGTRVRIALAGDGAEVAAWIEVMVRDRDLARLQRQVTLVAAVLAVLALGLTMLLGAVVARRITRGLDGLVEGAHAAAKGELEHRVPVTSADEIGEVAGAFNLMLEDLRTAEERLVIAERIAAWQEIARRLAHEIKNPLTPIQMAMDNLRKTWRKQHPSFGEILEESTATVLEESDRLRRIVSEFSDFARMPKADLHPLDLSEAVGAALALYQGATPVTHQLAAGLPAVAADRGQLTQVVLNLVENARDAIAGKADGAIVVTTRRGDAGDRIELIVEDNGPGLAAELRDKVFAPYFTTKHGRGGTGLGLAIVHRIVSDHGGRIVIAEVPGGGARFTIELPLEVGQPLLASLVKRP; translated from the coding sequence ATGCGCCTGCGCAACCGCTTCATGCTGTGGTTCGGCCTGGCCGCGCTGGTGCCGATCGCGGTCGCGGCGATGGTCACGCGCGAGGTCGTCGCCCGCAGCTACCGCGACGAGTACCAGCGCACCCGCGGCGCGGCCGAGCGGGCCGCGCGCGGCGAGGTCGAGCGGCTCGAGACCCAGCTGATCGACACCGCGGCGGCGCTGGCGCGGCGTGAGGATCCGCTGATCGGCGGGCTGTTCCAGGACCTGGTCAAGGACGGCGGCGAGCTCAAGGTCGACGCGCGCCGGCGGCTGCGGGAGCAGAGCGGGCCCGGCATGGCCGGCCGCGGGATCGACGTGCTGACGATCGTCGACGCCGACGACAAGGTCCTGGCGGCGCCCCACAACCGCGGCATCGTCGGCGATCGCGCGCCCGAGGCGCGGGCGCTGGCGGCGTCGGGCAAGGTCGTGTTCCGGCAAGAGAAGATCATGGGCGCGAGCGCGCTCACGGCGGTGCTCGTGGCCGAGACCGCGCGCGTGGCCCGGGACGGCGCCCACACGGTCGTGGTCGTGGTCGGCCGCGCCGTCGACGCGCGCCTCACCGCGAGCGTGCGCCGGGCTGGGCAGATCGACACGCGGATCGTCGACGGCGGCGGCCGCGAGCTGGTGGCGCCGGCCGAGCCGGGCTGGGATCAGCGCGGCGGGACCCGGGTGCGGATCGCCCTGGCCGGCGACGGCGCCGAGGTCGCGGCCTGGATCGAGGTGATGGTGCGCGATCGCGATCTGGCGCGGCTGCAGCGCCAGGTGACCCTGGTCGCGGCGGTGCTGGCGGTGCTGGCGCTGGGCCTGACGATGCTCCTGGGCGCGGTCGTGGCCCGGCGCATCACGCGCGGCCTCGACGGCCTGGTCGAGGGCGCCCACGCCGCCGCCAAGGGCGAGCTCGAGCACCGCGTGCCGGTGACCTCGGCCGACGAGATCGGCGAGGTCGCGGGCGCGTTCAACCTGATGCTCGAGGACCTGCGCACCGCCGAGGAGCGCCTGGTCATCGCCGAGCGGATCGCGGCCTGGCAGGAGATCGCGCGCCGCCTGGCCCACGAGATCAAGAACCCGCTGACGCCGATCCAGATGGCGATGGACAACCTGCGCAAGACCTGGCGCAAGCAGCACCCGTCGTTCGGCGAGATCCTCGAGGAGTCGACCGCGACCGTGCTCGAGGAGTCCGATCGGCTGCGCCGGATCGTCTCGGAGTTCTCGGACTTCGCGCGCATGCCCAAGGCCGACCTGCACCCGCTCGACCTGTCGGAGGCGGTGGGCGCGGCGCTGGCGCTCTACCAGGGCGCGACCCCGGTCACCCACCAGCTCGCGGCCGGTCTGCCGGCGGTGGCGGCCGACCGCGGGCAGCTCACGCAGGTCGTGCTCAACCTGGTCGAGAACGCCCGCGACGCGATCGCCGGCAAGGCCGACGGCGCGATCGTCGTCACGACCCGGCGCGGCGACGCCGGCGATCGGATCGAGCTGATCGTCGAGGACAACGGCCCGGGCCTGGCCGCCGAGCTGCGCGACAAGGTGTTCGCGCCGTACTTCACGACCAAGCACGGCCGGGGCGGCACCGGCCTGGGCCTGGCGATCGTGCACCGGATCGTCAGCGATCACGGCGGCCGGATCGTGATCGCCGAGGTGCCCGGCGGCGGCGCCCGGTTCACGATCGAGCTGCCGCTCGAGGTCGGTCAGCCGCTCCTGGCGTCGCTGGTCAAGCGTCCTTGA
- a CDS encoding VCBS repeat-containing protein, with protein MRRALVVAALVASTRLAGATPFAPPPAPAGGGPIGALWRQAVVALEDASAARVPVLVPPTPRPVTWKARRVASLDLGAPVLALAAADLDGDRIDELIVLTERHVVVLAAHRKGLRERARIAVPADPPALRPRDPIGALAVAAGPDGVELWARSSSAARAARYGWRGGALVELAPVLGYPLCADRVVELAAGRNYATVDGVDVWTARCRLGEVDRLGRSIAVEAMVAVGGAMTVTVDTRCPRGGGPCAAQTRATLDGVGTAVEVADVDRDGAVEVLVAGAGAPGDADAVAVHTLTAAGFAKKPRFRRAFLGGVVGLAVGDVDGDGDREAFAAVRLAGARKVDLWLLD; from the coding sequence GTGAGGCGGGCGCTGGTCGTGGCCGCGCTGGTCGCCTCGACGCGGCTCGCCGGGGCGACGCCGTTCGCGCCGCCGCCCGCGCCGGCCGGCGGTGGACCGATCGGCGCGCTGTGGCGGCAGGCGGTGGTCGCGCTCGAGGACGCGAGCGCGGCCCGGGTGCCGGTGCTGGTGCCGCCGACGCCGCGGCCGGTCACGTGGAAGGCCCGCCGGGTCGCGTCGCTCGATCTCGGCGCGCCGGTGCTGGCGCTGGCGGCGGCGGATCTCGACGGCGATCGGATCGACGAGCTGATCGTCCTGACCGAGCGCCACGTCGTCGTGCTGGCGGCGCACCGCAAGGGCCTGCGCGAGCGCGCCCGGATCGCGGTGCCGGCCGACCCGCCGGCGCTGCGGCCGCGCGATCCGATCGGCGCGCTGGCGGTGGCGGCCGGCCCCGACGGCGTCGAGCTGTGGGCCCGCTCGTCGAGCGCCGCCCGGGCCGCGCGCTACGGCTGGCGCGGCGGGGCGCTGGTCGAGCTGGCGCCGGTGCTCGGGTATCCGCTGTGCGCCGATCGCGTGGTCGAGCTTGCGGCCGGGCGCAACTACGCGACCGTCGACGGCGTCGACGTCTGGACCGCGCGCTGTCGGCTGGGCGAGGTCGACCGGCTCGGGCGCTCGATCGCGGTCGAGGCGATGGTCGCGGTCGGCGGCGCGATGACCGTCACCGTCGACACCCGCTGCCCGCGCGGCGGCGGGCCGTGCGCGGCTCAGACCCGGGCCACGCTCGACGGCGTCGGCACCGCGGTCGAGGTCGCGGACGTCGATCGCGACGGCGCGGTCGAGGTGCTGGTCGCGGGCGCGGGCGCGCCGGGCGACGCCGACGCCGTGGCCGTGCACACGCTGACCGCCGCGGGCTTCGCCAAGAAGCCGCGGTTCCGGCGCGCGTTCCTGGGCGGCGTGGTCGGCCTCGCGGTCGGCGACGTCGACGGCGACGGCGATCGCGAGGCGTTCGCGGCGGTGCGCCTGGCCGGCGCCCGCAAGGTGGACCTGTGGCTGCTCGACTGA